In Plasmodium gaboni strain SY75 chromosome 14, whole genome shotgun sequence, one genomic interval encodes:
- a CDS encoding putative V-type H(+)-translocating pyrophosphatase, translating to MDAFYVFLFLPPIIGLIFSIIECIWVSNINIKGPEDKAEKLEDGGNPVEKMKEIASYIADGANAFLKKEFQYLAVFIIVFSILLGFFVNTYTAVSFVLGCLTSILCGYIGMKIAVYANVRTTNETWKSLDKGFQVTLNAGTVMGFSLVSFGIIALGLLIVVYKTYVFKNAVSDNQIYKIIAGFGLGGSSIALFSRVGGGIYTKAADVGADLSGKNEYGIPEDDIRNPACIADNVGDNVGDMAGMGADLFGSLAESLCAALVIGSSVISVAEGSPGNTFHCILFPLLFVSFSVICSMITFYIITYSVKINDKKDVERSLKYLLLLSTVLQSLAILAIGYVCFPSLVKYNYLKDIQRWKIIVPALVGLWSGLIIGFTTEFYTSYSFSPVQEIANTQKVSAATGIIYGLSLGYKSTFVPIICLSATLGISYGLCDIYGIALAAVGMLSTLCICLTIDAYGPISDNAGGIAEMAGLPSEVRERTDILDAAGNTTAAIGKGFAIGSAALVAFALFGAYASSANLRHVNILNSWVIIGLLIGAMLPYLFSALTMKSVAIAANSVLNECLEQFPLILSGKQKPDYEKCIKISTDASLRQMIVPGLISVFSPLIIGMLMGKYATAGLLIGIILSGIQLAFSSTNSGGAWDNAKKYIESGALGKDHCKGSNAHKNSVIGDTVGDPLKDTSGPSLNILIKLSAITSLVFANVIATKFTSTKGGPIWL from the coding sequence ATGGATGCTTTTTATGTGTTTTTATTTCTCCCTCCTATTATTGGATTAATTTTTTCCATAATAGAATGCATATGGGtaagtaatataaatattaaaggACCAGAAGATAAGGCAGAAAAATTAGAAGATGGAGGTAATCCAGTAGAGAAAATGAAAGAGATAGCATCTTATATTGCTGATGGAGCTAATGCATTTctaaaaaaagaatttcAGTATTTAGCTGTTTTTATTATAgtattttctatattattaggATTTTTCGTTAATACTTATACTGCTGTTAGTTTCGTTCTTGGTTGTTTAACTTCTATATTATGTGGATATATTGGTATGAAAATAGCTGTTTATGCTAATGTAAGAACAACAAACGAAACATGGAAAAGCTTAGATAAAGGTTTCCAAGTAACCCTTAATGCAGGAACTGTTATGGGTTTTTCATTAGTTTCCTTTGGTATTATTGCCTTAGGTTTATTAATTGTTGtttataaaacatatgtatttaaaaatgCAGTATCAGAtaatcaaatatataaaattatagCTGGTTTTGGTTTAGGTGGTTCATCTATTGCTTTATTTTCAAGAGTAGGTGGAGGTATTTATACCAAGGCTGCTGATGTAGGTGCTGACTTATCAGgtaaaaatgaatatgGTATCCCAGAAGATGATATTAGAAATCCAGCATGTATTGCAGATAATGTAGGAGATAATGTTGGTGATATGGCTGGTATGGGTGCTGATTTATTTGGATCCCTAGCTGAAAGTTTGTGTGCAGCATTAGTTATTGGTTCATCAGTTATTTCAGTTGCTGAAGGATCTCCTGGCAATACATTTCattgtattttatttccattattatttgtCAGTTTCAGTGTTATTTGCAGTATGataacattttatattatcacaTACTCCGTTAAaattaatgataaaaaagatGTAGAAAGATCattgaaatatttattattattatcaacTGTGTTACAATCACTAGCTATTCTTGCTATTGGATATGTTTGTTTCCCAAGTTTagtaaaatataattatttaaaagatattCAAAGATGGAAAATTATTGTACCAGCTTTAGTTGGTTTATGGTCAGGATTAATAATTGGATTTACTACCGAATTTTATACATCCTATTCTTTTAGTCCAGTACAAGAAATAGCAAACACACAAAAAGTTTCAGCTGCAACTGGTATCATTTATGGTTTATCATTAGGATATAAAAGTACCTTTGTTCCAATCATTTGTTTAAGTGCAACACTTGGTATATCATACGGATTATGTGATATATATGGTATAGCATTAGCTGCTGTAGGTATGTTAAGTACCTTATGTATTTGCTTAACAATTGATGCTTATGGACCAATATCAGACAATGCTGGTGGTATTGCAGAAATGGCTGGTCTCCCATCTGAAGTAAGAGAAAGAACAGATATACTTGATGCTGCAGGAAATACAACTGCAGCCATAGGAAAAGGTTTTGCCATTGGTTCTGCAGCTTTAGTTGCTTTTGCTTTATTTGGAGCATATGCAAGCAGCGCTAATTTACGTcatgtaaatatattaaactCATGGGTTATTATCGGTTTACTTATTGGTGCTATGTTACCATACTTATTTTCTGCTCTAACTATGAAATCAGTAGCTATAGCAGCAAATAGTGTATTAAATGAATGCTTAGAACAATTTCCTTTAATTTTATCTGGTAAACAAAAACCAGATTATgaaaaatgtattaaaatatCAACTGATGCATCATTAAGACAAATGATTGTACCAGGACTAATCTCAGTTTTCTCACCACTTATAATTGGTATGCTTATGGGAAAATATGCAACAGCTGGTTTATTAATAGGTATTATTTTATCAGGTATTCAACTAGCTTTTTCATCAACTAATTCTGGAGGAGCTTGGGATAACgcaaaaaaatatattgaatcAGGTGCTTTAGGAAAAGACCATTGCAAAGGATCAAATGCTCACAAAAACTCAGTTATTGGTGATACTGTAGGAGATCCATTAAAAGATACTTCGGGTCCATCATTAaacattttaattaaattatcaGCAATTACATCATTAGTTTTTGCCAATGTTATTGCTACCAAATTTACATCAACAAAAGGAGGACCAATATGGttataa
- a CDS encoding signal peptide peptidase: protein MKSDNMGNTIFYYSCYVIIVLTIILSKFVVIPLMAQMFLYTFITIYIGSHDSLKQLEVDDKTKKSDNITAYDAMMFPVIGSAALLTLYFAYKFLDPFYVNLLLTLYLTLAGVFSLQGVFTTILEPLFPNFFKKDEYVKTFKLPNFIYKEPIVFNTNKGEIVFLIVSFAIGLRWIFYKDFITHNVLAVSFCFQAISLVILSNFLIGFLLLSGLFVYDIFWVFGNDVMVTVAKSFEAPVKLLFPVSTDPVHYSMLGLGDIIIPGILISLCLRFDYYLFKNQIHKGNFKKMFNDISIHESFKKYYFYTIIIFYELGLVVTYCMLFYFEHPQPALLYLVPACILAILLCSICKREFKLMIKYQEITDKSNSVDDASKNKKKDKEEMPKIQEPAVSTAKKRITNK, encoded by the exons ATGAAGAGTGATAATATGGGTAATAccatattttattattcctgttatgttattatag TTCTTACTATAATATTGTCTAAGTTTGTTGTAATCCCTTTGATGGCTCAAATGTTTTTGTATACATTcataacaatatatattggAAGTCATGATAGCTTGAAACAATTAGAA GTTGATGATAAAACCAAAAAGTCAGACAACATTACTGCCTATGATGCTATGATGTTTCCAGTAATTGGATCTGCAGCTTTGCTTACatt ATATTTTGCATATAAGTTCTTAGATCCATTCTATGTGAATTTGTTATTGACTCTTTACCTTACCTTGGCGGGTGTATTTTCCTTACAGGGTGTATTTACAACCATTTtg GAACCTCTTTTTCCAaacttttttaaaaaagatgaaTATGTCAAAACATTCAAATTACcaaattttatatataaag AACCTATTGTATTCAATACTAATAAAGGAGAAATAGTTTTCTTAATAGTTAGCTTTGCAATAGGATTGCGTTGgatattttataaagaCTTTATTACACATAACGTTTTGGCAGtttctttttgttttcaa gCCATATCGTTGGTAATTCTTAGCAACTTTTTAATAGGATTCTTATTATTA TCTGGTTTGTTTGTATATGATATTTTCTGGGTTTTTGGAAACGATGTCATGGTTACAGTTGCCAAG TCTTTTGAAGCACCTGTAAAATTGTTATTCCCAGTTTCAACAGATCCAGTACATTATAGTATGCTTGGTTTAGGAGATATTATTATACCAGGAATATTGATATCTTTATGTTTACGttttgattattatttatttaaaaatcAGATACATAAAGGAAACTTTAAGAAAATGTTTAATGATATATCTATACATGAATCTTTcaagaaatattatttctatactatcataatattttatgaattaGGTTTAGTTGTTACATATTGTATGCTCTTTTATTTTGAACATCCTCAACCAGCTCTTCTTTATTTGGTACCAGCTTGTATACTTGCCATATTACTTTGTTCTATATGTAAAAGGGAATTTAAGttaatgataaaatatcaAGAAATTACAGACAAATCCAATAGTGTAGATGATGCAAgtaagaataaaaaaaaagataagGAAGAAATGCCCAAAATTCAAGAACCCGCAGTTTCAACagcaaaaaaaagaattaccaataaataa
- a CDS encoding hypothetical protein (conserved Plasmodium protein, unknown function), with product MTFNDICNKNYKDVSRSDTRYDLSLFYNVRDNVNENDFLIRKNDTFSNIDELSQNYIDNEEDIKETDEGDQNGYIEINEKFRNENILNDYEKNSYYNNLMYLNNNKNKDNTTLNNHHESFQKYNTPNDVMKTISNCKTYDDTYHYNLTCTKESLHSNNKQNSDEYNYMKEGNEIMLHQSMGNIENMNKNYTINYDQKDHQTLNYNSYPYIDYSKNQQCSYSQQTMLSLEEDNNIYNVINNNMESLKTYDDVDKSLENNYMIYNKGDQKFNTEDSTKNDENIYYLYAKNFPNQKDEHTIENISSEYFNRIRNENMSNENISNENISNENISNQNMENYNFNIVKENNYIKDHQNFISTNEEHCKKEESYNDCIIGKDPNNVQGKNKNSEKSYISYNDSRKCNITPQTNDYGCITVKALDINKHDIKDDELYYYRSNNNILKGLHKDDIHNNKNTPQNAEVKTTTNKNLYIRQLDSNNDENCTLHKEGEKKRINMFSYYMNNDNITNKLVKNVSINMHDRVNKTNTFNILNKKENVSGKEYLYKYVDNNYEMSDIKNCIPKPVLYTQDKFDVPTIIEGITTRHKNGTVSECKHDTIIEYNNKWRLVKGKEFHINQNENVKSIQDSAMKFQDYLNKKNEHTKKIIMNSKFNTLTGKVDVNPFINKLNRINTKGYYDYKDVLASYPCYYGMQIKDEPKEEIKQQSQRFYKSYLKKIYNKSNENEEQKVEPLKRVINKKQNMALCGDNLLKSRIKNTIRTKVKEYLNINLFSEGL from the coding sequence ATGACATTTAATGATAtttgtaataaaaattataaggATGTTTCAAGAAGTGATACTCGATATGATTTAagtttattttataatgtAAGAGATAATGTTAACGAAAATGATTTTTtgataagaaaaaatgataCATTTAGTAATATTGACGAGTTGTCTCAGAATTATATTGATAATGAAgaagatataaaagaaaCAGATGAAGGAGATCAAAATGGATACATagaaataaatgaaaagTTCAGAAATGAGAACATACTTAATGATTATGAAAAGAattcttattataataatctgatgtatttaaataataataaaaataaggaCAACACTACTTTAAATAATCATCATGAATCGTTCCAAAAATACAACACACCAAATGATGTAATGAAAACAATATCAAATTGTAAAACATATGATGATACATATCATTACAACCTAACATGCACAAAAGAATCATTAcatagtaataataaacagAACAGTGACgaatataattatatgaaagAAGGAAATGAAATTATGCTTCATCAGTCCATGGgaaatatagaaaatatgaataaaaattatacaaTTAATTATGACCAAAAAGATCATCAAActttaaattataattcttATCCTTACATTGATTATTCGAAAAATCAACAATGTTCTTACTCTCAACAAACCATGTTAAGTCTTGaagaagataataatatatataatgttataaataataatatggaatCACTAAAGACATATGATGATGTAGACAAGTCgttagaaaataattatatgatatataataaggGTGATCAAAAATTTAATACAGAGGATTCGacaaaaaatgatgaaaacatatattatttgtatgCAAAAAATTTTCCTAATCAGAAGGATGAACATACAATAGAGAACATATCATCAGAATATTTTAATCGAATTagaaatgaaaatatgagtaatgaaaatataagtaatgaaaatataagtaatgaaaatataagtaatcaaaatatggagaattataattttaatatagTTAAAGAaaacaattatataaaagatcATCAAAATTTTATCTCCACGAATGAGGAACATTGTAAGAAGGAAGAAAGTTATAATGATTGTATTATTGGTAAAGACCCTAATAATGTAcaaggaaaaaataaaaattcagaaaaaagttatatttcttataatGATAGTAGGAAATGTAATATTACACCACAAACAAATGATTATGGATGTATTACAGTAAAAGCAttagatataaataaacatgatataaaagatgatgaattatattattatagatctaataataatattttaaaaggTCTTCATAAGGATgatattcataataataaaaatacgCCACAAAATGCAGAAGTAAAAACAACaacaaacaaaaatttatatataagacAATTGGATAgtaataatgatgaaaattGTACATTACATAAAGAAGGtgagaaaaaaagaattaatatGTTCTCTTACTACATGAATAATGAcaatataacaaataagCTAGTCAAAAATGTATCCATTAATATGCATGATCGtgtaaataaaacaaatacatttaatattctgaataaaaaggaaaatgTAAGTGgaaaagaatatttatataaatatgtagATAACAATTATGAGATGAGTGATATAAAGAATTGTATCCCTAAACCAGTGTTGTATACACAAGACAAATTTGATGTACCTACAATTATTGAAGGTATAACCACAAGGCATAAAAATGGTACTGTATCAGAATGTAAACATGATACTATAatagaatataataataaatggAGATTAGTTAAGGGTAAAGAATTTCACATAAatcaaaatgaaaatgtCAAATCAATACAAGACTCTGCAATGAAGTTCCAagattatttaaataaaaaaaatgaacataccaaaaagataataatgaatagTAAGTTTAATACGTTAACAGGAAAAGTAGATGTAAATCCATTTATTAACAAATTAAATAGAATAAATACAAAAGgatattatgattataaaGATGTTTTAGCTAGTTACCCTTGTTATTATGGTATGCAAATTAAAGATGAACCAAAGGAAGAAATAAAACAACAAAGTCAAAGATTTTACAAAAgttatttaaaaaaaatttataataaatcaaaTGAAAATGAGGAACAAAAGGTAGAACCTCTCAAAAGggtaataaataaaaaacagAATATGGCCTTATGTGGTGAcaatttattaaaaagtaGAATAAAAAACACAATAAGAACAAAGGttaaagaatatttaaatatcAATTTGTTTTCTGAAGGATTATAA
- a CDS encoding thioredoxin 1 → MVKIVTSQAEFDSIISQNELVIVDFFAEWCGPCKRIAPFYEECSKTYTKMVFIKVDVDEVSEVTEKENITSMPTFKVYKNGSPVDTLLGANDSALKQLIEKYAA, encoded by the exons ATGGTAAAAATTGTAACTAGTCAAGCAg AATTCGATTCCATCATTTCACAAAACGAATTAGTTATTGTCGATTTTTTTGCTGAATGGTGTGGACCATGCAAAAGAATTGCCCCATTTTATGAAGAATGCTCCAAAACTTATACAAAAATGGTTTTTATTAAAGTTGATGTAGATGAAGTTTCTGAAGTCACtgaaaaggaaaatattaCTTCCATGCCAACCTTTAAAGTTTACAAAAATGGTTCACCTGTTGATACTTTATTAGGAGCAAACGATTCAGCCTTAAAACAACTTATCGAAAAATACGCAGCttga